A genomic region of uncultured Paludibaculum sp. contains the following coding sequences:
- the ahcY gene encoding adenosylhomocysteinase, with amino-acid sequence MSTTITPATTDYKVADMSLADWGRKEITIAESEMPGLMSIRRKYAAQKPLAGVRVTGSLHMTIQTAVLIETLVDLGASVRWASCNIFSTQDHAAAAIAAAGVPVYAWKGESLEEYWDCTLKAVLHPGGLGPQLVVDDGGDVTLLIHKGYELENGSDWVNTPSGSHEEDVIKNLLKKVNAENPTCWRALVKEWKGVSEETTTGVHRLYKMQQDGKLLVPAINVNDSVTKSKFDNLYGCRESLSDGIKRATDVMVAGKVAVVCGYGDVGKGSAHSLRGFGARVIVTEIDPINALQAAMEGYEVTTVEDTLGRGDIYVTTTGNCDIITLEHMAKMKDQAIVCNIGHFDNEIQIDRLNNAPGVVKLNIKPQVDQYTFPDGHAIFMLAEGRLVNLGCATGHPSFVMSNSFSNQTLAQLDLWKKKDEYKVGVYVLPKYLDEEVARLHLEKIGVKLTVLSEKQAEYLGVPVEGPYKADHYRY; translated from the coding sequence ATGAGCACCACCATTACACCTGCCACGACCGACTACAAAGTCGCCGACATGTCCCTGGCCGACTGGGGCCGCAAAGAGATCACCATTGCCGAATCGGAGATGCCCGGCCTCATGTCCATTCGCCGCAAGTATGCGGCGCAGAAGCCTTTAGCCGGCGTGCGCGTGACCGGTTCGCTGCACATGACCATCCAGACGGCGGTGCTCATCGAGACCCTCGTCGACCTCGGTGCCAGCGTCCGCTGGGCCTCCTGCAACATCTTCTCCACGCAGGATCATGCCGCCGCAGCGATCGCCGCTGCCGGTGTGCCCGTATATGCCTGGAAAGGCGAGAGTTTGGAGGAGTACTGGGACTGCACGCTGAAAGCCGTGCTGCACCCCGGCGGCCTGGGCCCGCAGCTGGTCGTCGACGACGGTGGTGACGTAACCCTCCTGATCCACAAGGGTTATGAGCTCGAGAACGGCTCCGACTGGGTGAACACCCCCTCCGGCAGCCACGAAGAAGACGTCATCAAGAATCTGCTCAAAAAGGTCAACGCTGAGAACCCCACCTGCTGGCGGGCACTGGTGAAGGAATGGAAGGGCGTTTCGGAAGAGACGACCACCGGCGTCCACCGGCTCTATAAGATGCAGCAGGACGGCAAGTTGCTGGTTCCGGCCATCAACGTCAACGACTCCGTGACGAAGTCGAAGTTCGACAACCTCTATGGTTGCCGCGAGTCGCTCTCCGACGGCATCAAGCGCGCGACCGACGTCATGGTTGCCGGCAAAGTGGCTGTGGTTTGCGGCTACGGCGACGTAGGCAAGGGTTCGGCGCACTCTCTGCGCGGCTTCGGCGCCCGCGTGATCGTGACCGAAATTGATCCCATCAACGCGCTGCAGGCCGCGATGGAAGGCTACGAAGTGACCACAGTGGAAGACACGCTGGGCCGTGGCGACATCTACGTCACCACCACCGGAAACTGCGACATCATCACGCTGGAACACATGGCGAAGATGAAGGATCAGGCCATTGTTTGCAACATCGGCCACTTCGACAACGAGATCCAGATTGATCGGCTGAACAACGCCCCGGGTGTCGTGAAGCTGAACATCAAGCCGCAGGTCGACCAGTACACCTTCCCCGACGGCCACGCGATCTTCATGTTGGCCGAAGGCCGCCTGGTGAACCTGGGCTGCGCGACCGGCCACCCCAGCTTCGTCATGTCCAACAGCTTTTCGAATCAGACACTTGCCCAGCTCGACCTGTGGAAGAAGAAGGACGAGTACAAGGTCGGCGTCTACGTTCTGCCGAAGTACCTCGACGAAGAAGTGGCCCGCCTGCACCTGGAGAAGATCGGCGTGAAGCTGACGGTGCTGAGCGAGAAGCAGGCCGAGTACCTCGGCGTGCCGGTGGAAGGGCCCTACAAGGCCGACCACTACCGCTACTAA
- a CDS encoding metalloregulator ArsR/SmtB family transcription factor: protein MPSMLNTFRLLSDPGRVRLVLLLAQEELTVAELQEILSTGQSTISSQLSQLRQAGLVEDRRIGKSVMYRLTEPRSDSGRRLLEVLQDGAVEVAEAERDTEALNLALNKRRDRMRAYFDELAGKFGKHYVPGRSWKGLAETLLKLMPPMVIADLGAGEGTFSQLLAQRAERVIAVDNSEKMVEFGADLAAKNRIGNLEYRRGDMEKLPIDDASVDLAFFSQSLHHAQHPDRAVKEAFRILRPGGRIAVLDLMKHHFEEARELYADLWLGFAEVDLVGFLKKAGFEAIESTVVHKEEQAPYFETLLVVGNKHR, encoded by the coding sequence ATGCCGTCAATGCTGAACACGTTCCGATTGCTGTCCGATCCGGGCCGGGTCCGGCTGGTTCTCCTGCTCGCGCAGGAGGAACTAACCGTGGCCGAATTGCAGGAAATCCTTTCTACCGGCCAGAGTACGATTTCCAGCCAACTCTCCCAACTGCGCCAGGCCGGACTGGTGGAGGATCGGCGGATCGGTAAAAGTGTGATGTATCGTTTGACGGAGCCGCGCTCCGACAGCGGCCGGAGATTGTTGGAAGTCCTTCAGGATGGCGCAGTTGAAGTCGCCGAAGCGGAGCGGGACACGGAAGCGCTCAACCTGGCTTTGAACAAACGGCGCGACCGCATGCGGGCCTACTTCGATGAACTGGCCGGCAAGTTCGGCAAACACTACGTCCCGGGGCGGTCGTGGAAGGGGCTCGCCGAGACATTACTGAAACTGATGCCGCCGATGGTGATCGCCGACTTGGGTGCCGGCGAGGGCACTTTTTCCCAATTACTAGCCCAGCGCGCGGAGCGCGTGATTGCGGTCGACAACTCCGAGAAAATGGTCGAATTTGGCGCCGATCTCGCCGCGAAGAATCGCATCGGAAACCTCGAGTACCGGCGCGGTGACATGGAGAAGCTGCCCATCGATGACGCCTCGGTCGACCTCGCCTTCTTCAGCCAATCGCTCCACCATGCTCAGCACCCTGACCGGGCCGTCAAGGAAGCGTTCCGGATTCTGCGCCCCGGCGGGCGGATTGCCGTCCTCGATCTCATGAAGCATCATTTTGAGGAGGCGCGGGAACTGTATGCCGACCTCTGGTTGGGTTTCGCCGAAGTGGACCTGGTGGGCTTCCTCAAGAAGGCAGGCTTCGAGGCCATCGAGTCGACGGTCGTACACAAAGAAGAACAGGCTCCCTATTTCGAGACGCTGTTAGTGGTGGGCAACAAGCACCGCTAG
- a CDS encoding CRTAC1 family protein, whose product MRLLAAVFLLSAVPLLPQGMASRGIKPQPRPKLSGKPWPSSLVNVAAKAGLNHVLIYGAERDVQYVSETSSGGVAFFDYDNDGYPDIFFAGGTRFGTPPPDSGNHLYHNNKDGTFTDVTEKSGVSRAGWGQGVAVADYDNDGYLDLFVTYWGENALYRNNHDGTFTDLARKVGLIAEAAYPYWYSGATWLDYDRDGRLDLFVATYIDFDLPKIPKPGQSASCNWKGVLTPCGPRGLKTGRQFLYHQKPDGTFEDVSKRSGVGSARSSFGLTAISTDLDGDGWPDIYLACDSTPSLFFRNSHDGTFSEEGIERGIALNDDGMEQAGMGLVIGDFNTDGVLDIFKTHFADDTHILYEGLGKGQYKDVTQSSGIGVETRFIAWGAGMPDLDNDGLPDLFLVTGNVYPDTERDLPAYPSRMPPLLFRNLGGGRFEQLFSAQAGPAMDEMHSSRGAAFGDFDNDGDLDVVVWNRNETPALYRNDLKSSNHWLKVQLEGTVSNRAAIGAQVTVEYGDRKQTQAVLSQSSFTSHNDLRLNFGLGAATQAVLTIRWPNGQVTRHTAKEVDRLIKLKEPAN is encoded by the coding sequence ATGAGACTTCTGGCCGCCGTCTTCCTTCTCTCCGCCGTGCCGCTGCTGCCTCAAGGCATGGCCTCGCGCGGCATCAAGCCGCAGCCCCGGCCCAAACTCTCCGGCAAGCCCTGGCCTTCCTCCCTCGTCAATGTCGCTGCCAAGGCTGGCTTGAACCACGTCCTTATATATGGCGCCGAACGCGATGTGCAGTACGTCTCCGAGACCTCCTCCGGCGGCGTCGCTTTCTTCGACTACGACAATGACGGCTACCCGGACATCTTCTTCGCCGGGGGGACTCGTTTCGGGACCCCGCCGCCCGATTCCGGCAATCATCTGTACCACAACAACAAGGACGGCACGTTCACGGACGTCACAGAGAAGTCCGGGGTGAGCCGCGCCGGTTGGGGCCAAGGTGTCGCCGTCGCCGACTACGACAACGACGGCTATCTCGATCTGTTCGTCACCTACTGGGGTGAGAACGCCCTCTATCGCAACAATCACGACGGCACCTTCACCGACCTTGCGCGCAAGGTCGGATTGATCGCCGAGGCCGCCTACCCTTATTGGTACTCCGGAGCCACCTGGCTCGACTACGATCGTGACGGCCGCCTCGACCTTTTCGTCGCGACCTATATAGACTTCGATCTGCCCAAGATCCCCAAACCCGGTCAGAGCGCCTCCTGCAACTGGAAAGGCGTCCTCACGCCGTGCGGACCGCGCGGCCTCAAGACCGGTCGCCAGTTTCTCTACCACCAGAAACCCGATGGAACGTTCGAAGATGTGAGCAAGCGCTCCGGGGTCGGCAGCGCCCGTTCGTCCTTTGGGTTGACAGCCATTTCAACCGACCTCGACGGGGACGGTTGGCCCGACATCTACCTTGCCTGCGACTCGACCCCCTCGCTCTTTTTCCGCAACAGCCACGACGGGACGTTCTCAGAAGAAGGCATCGAACGAGGCATCGCTCTCAACGATGACGGCATGGAACAGGCAGGCATGGGGCTCGTCATCGGCGACTTCAACACCGATGGAGTCCTGGACATCTTCAAGACCCACTTCGCCGACGACACTCATATCCTTTATGAAGGTCTGGGCAAAGGACAGTACAAGGACGTTACACAATCGTCCGGAATTGGCGTGGAAACCCGTTTTATCGCCTGGGGCGCCGGAATGCCCGACCTCGACAACGACGGACTGCCCGACCTGTTTCTGGTCACTGGCAACGTCTACCCCGATACCGAACGCGATCTGCCCGCCTACCCCTCGCGCATGCCGCCCCTGCTCTTTCGCAACCTTGGTGGCGGCCGCTTCGAGCAGTTGTTTTCCGCCCAGGCCGGCCCGGCCATGGACGAGATGCACTCGTCCCGCGGAGCCGCCTTCGGCGACTTCGACAACGACGGCGACCTGGATGTAGTCGTGTGGAATCGTAACGAAACGCCGGCACTCTATCGCAACGACCTGAAATCCAGCAATCACTGGTTGAAGGTGCAGCTGGAGGGGACTGTCTCAAACCGTGCGGCGATCGGCGCCCAGGTCACCGTGGAATACGGAGATCGCAAACAGACCCAGGCTGTCCTGTCCCAGTCGAGCTTCACATCGCATAACGATCTCCGTCTGAACTTCGGCCTCGGCGCAGCCACGCAGGCGGTGCTAACGATCCGCTGGCCCAACGGCCAGGTTACCCGTCACACAGCTAAGGAAGTCGATCGCCTCATCAAACTCAAGGAACCTGCGAACTAG
- a CDS encoding tetratricopeptide repeat protein, translated as MLSVWFTLLLAAVPQQLLDSGRQAFQAGDLARAEQLFREFLKTNPNSAEALSNLAAVHARREQFADAVALYEKALKANPSLVPVHFNIAVSLGRLQQYSKAADHLRIFLRSYPREARAHQLLGLCLVETGELTAALAELETSYKENDKDRSILYALAYAQVRAGNADRAAELLARSEGDPTQAKLIEGLIEYRRGRYDEARALFESVVAANPNMAPALAALGRLNLLARKDDEAINLFERALKISPSDSESTYQLGVLYDRNGRTPEGITMLKKAVSLRANYPDPLYQLGRIELNAKHYPLALKYLEEARRMLPDQEAIRLLLGRTYQALGRQAEAKKEFDEVRRLKAEVIEKSRQRVESDSLMQQEPTPREK; from the coding sequence ATGCTCAGTGTATGGTTCACACTCTTGCTGGCCGCTGTCCCGCAACAACTGCTGGACAGCGGCCGGCAGGCATTTCAGGCCGGTGATCTGGCGCGCGCCGAACAGCTCTTCCGCGAGTTCCTCAAGACCAATCCCAACTCCGCTGAGGCTCTCTCCAACCTGGCCGCCGTCCACGCCCGCCGTGAGCAATTTGCCGACGCCGTTGCCCTCTACGAGAAGGCCCTGAAGGCCAATCCCTCCTTGGTCCCCGTCCACTTCAACATCGCCGTCTCCCTGGGCCGGCTCCAGCAATACTCGAAAGCCGCTGACCACCTGCGCATCTTCCTGCGTTCCTACCCTCGAGAAGCACGTGCCCATCAGCTACTCGGACTCTGTCTCGTCGAAACTGGCGAGCTGACGGCTGCGCTTGCCGAACTCGAAACTTCGTACAAAGAGAACGATAAGGACCGCAGCATCCTCTATGCCCTGGCCTACGCACAAGTGCGCGCCGGCAATGCCGACCGCGCCGCCGAACTCCTCGCCCGCTCGGAAGGCGATCCCACCCAGGCCAAACTTATTGAAGGCCTCATCGAATACCGCCGGGGCCGGTACGACGAAGCCCGCGCCTTGTTTGAGTCCGTGGTTGCCGCCAATCCGAATATGGCGCCCGCTCTGGCGGCGCTGGGGCGTCTGAACCTGCTGGCGCGCAAAGACGACGAAGCCATCAACCTGTTCGAACGAGCGCTGAAGATCAGTCCCTCCGATTCGGAATCGACCTACCAGTTGGGTGTTTTGTACGATCGCAATGGCCGCACGCCCGAGGGCATCACTATGCTCAAAAAAGCCGTCTCCTTGCGCGCCAACTATCCCGATCCCCTCTACCAGTTGGGCCGCATCGAACTCAACGCCAAGCACTACCCCCTCGCTCTGAAGTATCTCGAAGAGGCGCGCCGCATGCTGCCCGACCAGGAAGCCATCCGCTTGCTGCTGGGCCGCACCTACCAAGCCCTTGGTCGCCAGGCTGAGGCCAAGAAGGAATTTGACGAGGTCCGCCGCCTCAAGGCCGAGGTGATTGAGAAATCCCGCCAGCGAGTGGAGTCCGACTCGCTCATGCAGCAAGAGCCCACCCCCCGCGAAAAATGA
- a CDS encoding carboxypeptidase regulatory-like domain-containing protein — MMLSRVVIRGRFVPILTLLPFLCLTGWAQQITGTISGNVKDAQQAAVAGAKVTIISTQQGTTREVSTNNEGTFVFTNAQPGTYDLGIEAPGFKKFEQKGVVLYASDRLSLGDLTLSVGALTETVTVEGDAAQVQATSAERSGVLTNKQVVDLALTSRNLFDLAKTIPGVVYTGSGVGAIAANGNRNNQNNFTLDGVTNMDTGSNGGTLASTNMDMIADMKIVTNSQGAEFGRASGAQIQVVTKSGTQQFHGTGYGFHRHEGLNANTWRNNIDNRARPFYRYNFAGFNIGGPAYIPGKFNKDKEKFFFFVGIEWQNQLVPNNLSNVTVPTALERQGDFSQSHDAGGAALVIKDPANGGTQFPNNQIPASRLNADGVKILNFYPSPNALGVDNSFNYQSQASNKYPRREDIYRGDYNISDKWKVYARYINNKDETSMAYGQWNAQYNIPFGPMSFGAPGWSFVSNVTTIINPTLTNEFLFGSSKNVLHIFPLDNAFDRGKLNLSYKMPYPTADTLNLVQNWQWDVPNSPSINFTGTPFSNYNHTYDITDSVAKVWGSHTIKTGIYINKSAKDQTSTNSVNGYINFNRDVNNPGDTNWSWSNALLGNYNNLQQSNKVLNGQYRSLNVEWYVQDNWKVNSKLTLEYGIRFYYIQPQYDDALQTSSWNRNLWDPTAAGVLRTAALNSSGARISVNPITGETGPAALIGSLVNTGKGFVNGVYANGMGLAGQNYPKGLLDGRGLQYAPRVGLAYRLMNKTVLRAGGGVFYDRLQGNPIFDMLVNPPSIATPKFYYGNLASIPAASAGIFFPGNVNGFDKSGNIPTTYNWNFTIQRELPYNILFDIAYVGSSSNHLLYRLNQNALPLGSAWAPQNQDPLKTPLYDGTTTNAPNFYRGYQGYGNAIAYGFGANSNYHAMQMSANRRLGNDFTFGVAYTWSKAMGTTNDDYTTITPFNFRTADYAPLNNDRTHVLVLNYVYNLPKFIKGTSGFAKVGKFFTNEWQISGITTMQTGAPNNITFSIDGVGNLNERYTGSTDVGPRVVYTASPSYPKSLNQYIDGSVLALPTIKGSQGFDSSRYPVRQPTWTNWDVSIFKNIPIHESMRLQLRCEMFNAPNHPEFNDYNRSATFNSAGKLINLPTALGGTGGRFGFGAVTGTLDPRRIQLAAKFYF; from the coding sequence ATGATGCTCTCCCGAGTAGTCATCCGTGGTCGGTTCGTACCAATCCTCACGCTTCTTCCCTTCCTTTGTCTGACTGGGTGGGCGCAGCAGATTACCGGTACGATCAGCGGTAACGTGAAAGATGCTCAGCAGGCGGCTGTAGCCGGAGCAAAAGTCACCATTATCAGCACTCAACAAGGTACAACTCGCGAAGTCAGTACCAACAACGAAGGCACGTTCGTTTTTACGAACGCTCAACCTGGAACCTATGACCTCGGTATTGAGGCTCCCGGGTTCAAGAAGTTCGAACAAAAAGGCGTCGTCCTGTACGCGAGCGATCGTCTCAGTCTCGGCGATCTCACGCTCAGCGTCGGCGCACTAACTGAAACCGTCACAGTCGAAGGCGACGCGGCTCAAGTCCAGGCCACCAGCGCGGAACGCTCCGGCGTTCTCACCAACAAGCAGGTGGTTGACTTGGCCCTCACCAGCCGCAACCTCTTCGATCTCGCCAAGACCATCCCCGGCGTTGTCTACACCGGTTCCGGTGTGGGTGCCATCGCCGCGAATGGCAATCGCAACAACCAGAATAACTTCACGCTCGATGGCGTCACCAACATGGATACCGGGTCCAACGGCGGCACACTGGCGTCGACCAACATGGACATGATTGCCGACATGAAGATCGTCACGAACTCGCAAGGCGCCGAGTTCGGTCGCGCTTCCGGCGCGCAGATCCAGGTCGTCACCAAGAGCGGCACGCAACAGTTCCATGGCACGGGCTACGGCTTCCACCGCCATGAGGGCTTGAACGCCAACACCTGGCGCAACAATATCGACAACCGCGCCCGGCCTTTCTACCGCTACAACTTTGCTGGCTTCAACATCGGCGGCCCCGCCTACATCCCCGGCAAATTCAACAAGGACAAAGAAAAGTTCTTCTTCTTTGTTGGCATTGAGTGGCAGAACCAGTTGGTTCCGAACAATCTCTCCAATGTCACCGTCCCGACGGCTCTCGAGCGCCAGGGCGACTTCTCCCAATCACACGACGCTGGCGGCGCTGCGCTTGTGATCAAGGATCCCGCCAACGGCGGTACCCAGTTCCCCAACAACCAGATTCCGGCCAGCCGCCTGAATGCCGACGGCGTCAAAATCCTCAACTTCTATCCGTCGCCCAACGCGTTGGGTGTCGACAACTCTTTCAACTACCAGTCGCAAGCCTCCAACAAGTATCCGCGTCGCGAAGACATCTATCGCGGCGACTATAACATCAGCGACAAGTGGAAGGTCTATGCGCGCTACATCAACAACAAAGACGAAACCAGCATGGCCTACGGCCAGTGGAACGCGCAGTACAACATCCCCTTCGGCCCCATGAGCTTCGGCGCGCCAGGCTGGTCGTTCGTTTCGAACGTCACCACCATCATCAATCCAACGCTCACCAACGAGTTTCTCTTCGGCTCGTCCAAGAACGTCCTGCACATCTTCCCGTTGGACAACGCGTTCGACCGCGGGAAGCTCAACCTGTCCTACAAGATGCCGTATCCCACCGCCGACACCCTGAACCTCGTTCAGAACTGGCAGTGGGACGTTCCGAATTCGCCGAGTATCAACTTCACCGGTACTCCGTTCTCGAACTACAACCACACCTACGACATCACGGACAGCGTCGCCAAAGTGTGGGGATCACACACCATCAAGACTGGCATCTATATCAATAAGAGCGCCAAGGATCAGACGTCCACCAACTCCGTCAACGGCTACATCAACTTCAACCGGGACGTGAACAACCCTGGTGACACGAACTGGTCCTGGTCCAATGCGCTGTTGGGCAATTACAACAATTTGCAGCAGTCCAACAAGGTGCTGAATGGCCAATACCGCTCCTTGAACGTCGAGTGGTATGTCCAGGACAACTGGAAGGTAAATTCGAAGTTGACCCTGGAATACGGCATCCGCTTCTACTACATTCAGCCCCAGTACGACGATGCGCTTCAGACGTCGTCCTGGAACCGGAACCTCTGGGATCCTACTGCCGCGGGCGTGCTGCGCACAGCCGCACTCAACAGCAGCGGGGCCAGGATCTCCGTCAATCCCATCACCGGCGAGACGGGACCTGCTGCCCTCATCGGGTCACTCGTGAATACTGGAAAGGGCTTCGTGAACGGTGTCTATGCCAACGGCATGGGCTTGGCCGGTCAGAACTATCCGAAGGGCCTGCTCGACGGCCGCGGCCTGCAATACGCCCCGCGCGTAGGCCTCGCCTATCGGCTCATGAACAAGACGGTGCTTCGCGCCGGCGGCGGTGTCTTCTACGACCGCCTCCAGGGTAATCCCATCTTCGACATGCTGGTCAACCCGCCCTCCATCGCCACGCCTAAGTTCTACTACGGAAACCTGGCTTCCATTCCCGCCGCTTCGGCCGGCATCTTCTTCCCCGGCAACGTGAATGGCTTCGATAAGTCCGGCAACATTCCCACCACCTACAACTGGAACTTCACCATCCAACGGGAACTTCCTTACAACATCCTGTTCGATATCGCCTACGTCGGGTCGTCGTCCAACCACCTGCTCTATCGGTTGAACCAGAACGCCCTCCCGCTGGGCTCAGCTTGGGCACCTCAAAACCAGGACCCGCTGAAGACGCCGCTCTATGACGGCACCACTACCAATGCGCCGAACTTCTACCGGGGCTATCAGGGCTACGGCAATGCAATCGCCTACGGTTTTGGCGCGAACTCCAACTACCACGCGATGCAGATGTCGGCCAATCGCCGCCTCGGCAACGACTTCACCTTTGGTGTCGCCTACACGTGGTCGAAGGCCATGGGCACCACCAACGACGACTATACGACCATCACTCCGTTCAACTTCCGGACGGCGGACTATGCCCCCCTCAACAATGACCGTACGCACGTGCTGGTGTTGAACTATGTGTACAATCTGCCCAAGTTCATCAAAGGCACCAGCGGCTTCGCCAAGGTCGGCAAGTTCTTCACCAACGAATGGCAGATTTCCGGCATCACCACCATGCAGACTGGCGCTCCCAACAACATCACCTTCTCCATTGATGGTGTCGGTAACCTGAACGAACGCTACACCGGTTCTACTGATGTTGGACCTCGAGTCGTTTACACCGCCTCGCCGTCCTATCCCAAGAGCCTCAACCAGTACATCGACGGGTCTGTCCTCGCCTTGCCCACAATCAAGGGTAGTCAAGGCTTCGACTCCTCCCGTTACCCCGTCCGGCAGCCTACCTGGACCAACTGGGATGTCTCAATCTTCAAGAACATCCCCATCCATGAGTCCATGCGCCTCCAACTCCGCTGCGAGATGTTCAATGCACCGAACCATCCGGAGTTTAACGACTACAACAGGAGCGCCACCTTCAATTCCGCCGGCAAGCTCATCAACTTGCCTACGGCTCTTGGTGGCACGGGCGGCCGCTTCGGCTTCGGTGCCGTCACCGGAACCCTAGATCCCCGCCGCATCCAGCTCGCCGCGAAGTTCTACTTCTAG